One window of the Rhipicephalus sanguineus isolate Rsan-2018 chromosome 4, BIME_Rsan_1.4, whole genome shotgun sequence genome contains the following:
- the LOC119389427 gene encoding 45 kDa calcium-binding protein — MKACIMIRCVVNIAVLVCLVTFVRPIPVPSNGSLPGLTEESVHEKVTDYNKSRFANIKLAHLNASLIKPPDHLEGLPMERNGHLNPQYRKEVLLGTESSKQQGDEALLRTVFAKVDINNDGHLTISELENWIAAKVKEHYTQAVRDNFWIFSALDKNHDGRVSWEEYHVNFMIEKGFDDKYAKNHPEDHKTLDRDLKEKILLDKAMWFEAANSDPDALNIDEFLTFRHPEHSHVSLIKMVNDIISNLDENGDEQLSEDEFSQLGPDEMKRTAKEEWKKERIQEFRQNIDLNGDGQASRQELLMYNDPENPIHARSEARELVQQADNDGDNQLSLEEVLSQKDVFLGSKMVNTAKNIHDEF; from the exons ATGAAGGCGTGCATAATGATACGTTGCGTTGTAAATATCGCTGTGCTAGTTTGTCTCGTTACTTTCGTTCGGCCCATTCCTGTGCCGTCAAACGGCTCCCTACCTGGATTAACCGAAGAAAGCGTTCACGAGAAGGTTACCGATTACAACAAGAGTAGGTTTGCAAATATTAAACTTGCTCACCTCAATGCAAGTCTAATCAAGCCCCCGGACCACCTCGAAGGATTGCCAATGGAAAGAAACGGTCACCTAAATCCACAGTACCGAAAAGAAGTCTTATTAGGCACCGAGAGTTCAAAGCAACAAGGCGATGAAGCTCTCTTACGGACCGTTTTTGCCAA GGTCGACATCAATAATGACGGGCATCTGACCATTTCAGAACTGGAAAACTGGATTGCAGCGAAGGTTAAAGAGCATTACACTCAAGCTGTCAGGGACAATTTTTGGATATTCTCAGCACTTGACAAAAATCACGACG GGCGGGTCTCTTGGGAAGAATATCATGTAAACTTTATGATAGAAAAGGGCTTTGATGACAAATATGCCAAGAACCACCCAGAAGATCACAAGACTCTTGACAGGGACT TGAAAGAGAAGATTCTGCTTGACAAAGCCATGTGGTTTGAAGCGGCCAACTCTGACCCAGATGCATTGAATATTGACGAATTCCTTACCTTCCGGCACCCCGAGCACAGTCATGTCTCACTCATCAAAATGGTGAATGACATCATCAGCAACCTTG ATGAAAATGGAGATGAACAGCTTTCTGAGGACGAGTTTTCTCAACTTGGACCTGATGAGATGAAGCGCACAGCAAAAGAAGAGTGGAAGAAAGAACGAATCCAGGAGTTCCGCCAGAACATCGACCTCAATGGAGATGGACAGGCCAGTCGACAGGAATTGCTG ATGTACAATGATCCGGAGAATCCCATTCATGCAAGAAGCGAAGCACGGGAACTGGTGCAACAAGCCGACAATGACGGGGATAATCAGTTAAGCCTGGAGGAGGTTCTTTCCCAAAAGGATGTATTCCTTGGAAGCAAGATGGTGAATACAGCCAAGAATATTCACGATGAATTTTGA
- the LOC119389426 gene encoding dnaJ homolog subfamily C member 16, with the protein MLLFYALLCLITCSCVSCALVNPYETLGVSRTASAADIKRAYKRLAREWHPDKNKDPVASEKFIEITKAYELLTDPERKENFDKYGQTEDTPNFRRQPDYSQFNRFDFDPFESTVFSKGNMKFKFSFNQGSVFHKATITLKAYENRVVPDSNYKPYLILFYGDLCFPCLHVEPIWQRIVQEMEPLGVGFATIHAQHESGLAHKLGVGSLPYLMGLVEGRAIHYRQDQLSLVNAIDFCRRLFPRDTVTVLEDMSSFDDFLSGWSDNRVRAVVFSPSASVRLRYLLAAFQFRERVRFGYVRLGQPETEPLRRRHAGVGLRQESLLIFNEHTSAPVALLSMAELDPQSLRDVLKANRFLILPRVSSQVLFDELCPPEAIRTRRRLCVVLITGNTALHDPNRAQLRDYIQQKGFPVERVRFMFVYKEKQKEFVNTLSSGEDSPEDPILHMVILWRKDHNLVQYQWIEAPWLDEPQKLNESKQELENALSRLLHSSEALPHDARLGVLVDEHARGLLGRILRRLVLMGDALRDHLTRYEVLPALSVALSFGFIVLVGYFMSYLVQMEEKSIQERYRREGRVPPSAAKPKPECKLTIHELRGETYNGLVRLLKPGCRTVVLLVDQESKPKLLPQFFRAVFPYRKNKTLMFAMLLLEKNLEWYRKILAQTLAVRRPLNINPKNCIGTVLSLNGHRKYFCVYHAKHLEPAVIKKKKESAGDFVGLEDSSSGSETSDVESGRLLARSEETDSDMYGSILFEEHLLDGLPNWLDRLFEGTTKRYYIQYWPECMK; encoded by the exons ATGCTGCTTTTTTACGCGCTACTCTGCTTAATTACGTGTAGTTGTGTTTCTTGTGCACTCGTGAACCCATACGAAACGCTTGGTGTGTCCCGTACAGCCAGCGCTGCAGATATCAAACGTGCATACAAGCGGCTGGCAAGAGAATG GCATCCTGACAAAAACAAAGACCCAGTGGCATCTGAGAAGTTCATAGAGATCACCAAAGCTTACGAG CTGCTGACTGATCCTGAAAGGAAAGAAAATTTTGACAAGTATGGCCAAACGGAAGACACGCCAAACTTCCGAAGGCAACCCGACTACAGTCAATTCAACAGATTTGACTTTGATCCTTTTGAATCTACAGTGTTTTCTAAGGGAAACATGAAGTTTAAATTTAGTTTTAACCAAGGTTCTGTTTTCCACAAAGCTACCATCACACTCAA GGCTTATGAAAATAGGGTGGTCCCCGACAGTAACTACAAGCCATACTTGATTCTCTTTTATGGAGACCTTTGCTTTCCATGTCTTCATGTAGAGCCAATATGGCAGAGAATAGTCCAGGAAATGGAGCCTTTAG GTGTAGGTTTTGCTACTATTCACGCTCAACACGAATCTGGTTTAGCACATAAACTGGGTGTTGGCAGCCTGCCGTACCTGATGGGCTTGGTGGAAGGGCGAGCCATTCACTATCGCCAGGACCAACTGAGCCTCGTGAATGCAATCGATTTCTGCCGCCGTCTCTTTCCTCGAGATACTGTGACTGTGCTGGAGGACATGTCATCCTTCGATGACTTCCTTTCAGGCTG GTCTGATAACCGAGTGCGTGCAGTCGTATTCAGCCCATCGGCATCTGTGCGGCTGCGCTACCTACTGGCAGCATTCCAGTTTCGAGAGCGGGTTCGCTTTGGTTATGTTCGACTGGGGCAACCTGAGACGGAGCCTCTGCGCAGACGTCACGCTGGTGTAGGACTGCGCCAAGAGTCCCTGCTGATCTTCAATGAGCACACCAGTGCCCCTGTGGCGCTCCTTAGCATGGCAGAGCTGGATCCACAGTCTCTAAGAGATGTGCTCAAGGCAAACAG GTTTCTGATCTTGCCACGAGTCTCGTCACAGGTTCTTTTTGATGAGCTCTGCCCACCTGAAGCCATTCGCACACGTCGTCGCCTCTGTGTAGTGCTCATTACGGGCAACACAGCTTTGCATGATCCGAACCGAGCGCAATTGAGAGACTACATTCAACAGAAGGGTTTTCCTGTGGAGCGTGTCAG GTTTATGTTTGTGTACAAGGAAAAACAGAAGGAGTTTGTGAACACCCTGAGCTCAGGTGAGGATTCGCCTGAAGACCCTATCCTTCACATGGTAATATTGTGGAGGAAAGACCACAACTTAGTCCAGTATCAATGGATTGAGGCACCATGGCTTGATGAGCCCCAGAAG CTGAACGAGAGCAAACAGGAGCTGGAGAATGCGCTGTCAAGGCTGCTGCATTCGTCCGAGGCCCTCCCGCACGATGCCCGTCTGGGCGTGCTCGTGGACGAGCACGCCCGGGGCCTGCTGGGTCGTATTCTGCGCCGCCTTGTGCTCATGGGGGATGCACTGCgggaccacctgacacgctacgaaGTCCTGCCCGCCCTCTCCGTGGCGCTCTCCTTTGGCTTCATTGTGCTCGTCGGCTACTTCATGTCCTACTTAGT GCAAATGGAAGAAAAAAGTATCCAGGAGCGCTACAGACGAGAAGGAAGGGTGCCTCCCTCAGCAGCGAAACCCAA GCCCGAGTGCAAGCTGACAATTCATGAGCTCAGAGGAGAAACCTACAATGGGCTTGTAAGACTTTTGAAGCCGGGCTGCCGGACTGTTGTCTTACTGGTTGACCAAGAATCCAAGCCCAAGCTGCTGCCACAGTTCTTTCGTGCTGTGTTTCCATACCGCAA AAACAAGACTCTCATGTTCGCCATGCTCCTGCTGGAGAAGAATTTGGAGTGGTATCGCAAAATCCTCGCTCAGACACTGGCCGTTCGACGGCCACTCAACATCAACCCTAAGAACTGCATTGGTACTGTGTTATCCCTCAATGGGCACCGCAAGTACTTCTGCGTCTACCACGCCAAGCACCTAGAGCCAGCAGTGATCAAGAAG AAGAAAGAGAGTGCTGGAGACTTTGTCGGATTGGAAGACTCGAGCAGCGGCTCCGAAACGAGTGACGTGGAATCGGGACGGCTACTCGCACGGTCTGAAGAGACCGACTCGGACATGTATGGCAGCATTCTTTTCGAGGAGCACCTGCTGGATGGACTGCCTAACTGGCTCGACAGGTTGTTTGAAGGCACCACAAAGCGTTACTACATCCAGTACTGGCCGGAGTGCATGAAGTAG